One Bacteriovorax sp. PP10 DNA window includes the following coding sequences:
- a CDS encoding methyl-accepting chemotaxis protein: MAHSLGRKISFGQIVSFLFFLSFAAFVIFYLSNIKSTNLKNLKLNFSHYRYSQKTKIHVVQIQQFISDIGATRGEDGLDDGLKEAENNYRALLQNIDEERKLASENNNQEMMVSLDTIKKLSDLYYKTGVTMANLYITKGTKAGNTYMPNFDKASLELQKEVDAFLKQATVNFTEDINKIAQDIELILRLSIWAPLAALVGFSIFSYNFIKKLTRQLSELTNELNQTTPLLINSSDSMKFLSAELSTCATQQAAAVQETAASIEEIAAMIGRNSDNANNAKVSSQESLESVKSGQKALVEMLNAMNEISENNDSFNSFMSKNNAELSEMVQVIKNIADKTNVINDIVFQTKLLSFNASVEAARAGEQGKGFAVVAEEIGNLAQMSGSAANEIKIQLDESINKVNKIVSTTKSQVEILIHDGKDKIALGIDKAKQCDLILNEISNASASAQSLVSEVAGASREQSQGIDEVNKAMGLIDEITNKNSAASQSVSENANQVMQLSTSVKDTATKLFTLING, translated from the coding sequence TTGGCACACTCACTTGGGCGAAAAATCTCTTTTGGACAAATTGTATCTTTTCTCTTTTTCTTATCCTTTGCTGCCTTTGTCATTTTTTATTTAAGTAATATAAAAAGTACGAATCTGAAAAATCTTAAACTCAATTTTTCACATTATAGATATTCTCAAAAAACGAAAATTCACGTCGTACAAATACAACAATTTATTTCTGACATTGGTGCAACTCGAGGTGAAGATGGTCTGGATGACGGTTTAAAAGAAGCAGAGAATAATTATCGAGCACTTTTACAAAACATTGATGAAGAAAGAAAGCTCGCCAGCGAAAATAATAATCAAGAGATGATGGTATCGCTTGATACTATAAAAAAATTATCCGATTTATATTATAAAACGGGTGTGACTATGGCCAATCTTTACATAACAAAAGGAACTAAGGCCGGAAATACTTACATGCCTAATTTCGACAAGGCATCATTAGAATTACAGAAAGAAGTCGATGCTTTTTTAAAGCAAGCAACCGTAAACTTTACAGAAGATATCAACAAGATAGCTCAAGATATAGAACTTATACTTCGCTTATCTATCTGGGCCCCTCTCGCCGCCCTCGTTGGATTTAGCATCTTTAGTTATAATTTTATTAAAAAGCTCACAAGACAGCTCAGTGAATTAACTAATGAACTCAACCAGACAACACCTCTTCTTATTAATTCATCTGACTCTATGAAATTCCTTAGTGCTGAGCTTTCAACCTGTGCAACTCAACAGGCAGCAGCGGTACAAGAGACGGCCGCAAGTATTGAAGAGATAGCCGCAATGATCGGAAGAAATTCAGACAATGCCAACAACGCGAAAGTATCATCTCAGGAAAGTCTTGAATCAGTCAAAAGCGGACAGAAAGCACTAGTCGAAATGCTTAATGCCATGAACGAAATCAGTGAAAACAATGATTCTTTTAACTCATTCATGTCAAAAAATAATGCTGAATTAAGCGAGATGGTTCAGGTTATTAAGAACATTGCTGATAAAACAAATGTTATTAACGACATTGTTTTTCAAACCAAACTCCTATCTTTTAATGCATCTGTTGAGGCGGCCCGCGCCGGCGAGCAAGGAAAAGGATTTGCGGTAGTAGCTGAAGAAATTGGAAACCTCGCTCAAATGAGTGGAAGTGCTGCCAATGAAATAAAGATTCAACTCGATGAAAGTATCAACAAGGTTAATAAGATTGTCTCTACAACTAAATCTCAAGTAGAAATCCTGATTCATGATGGAAAAGATAAAATTGCACTTGGGATTGATAAAGCAAAACAATGTGATCTTATTTTGAACGAGATCAGCAATGCCTCAGCTTCCGCCCAGTCTTTAGTTTCAGAGGTGGCCGGTGCTTCCAGAGAGCAGTCGCAAGGAATTGATGAAGTCAATAAAGCAATGGGCCTAATTGATGAGATAACAAATAAAAATAGTGCTGCCTCGCAAAGCGTTTCTGAAAATGCAAATCAAGTTATGCAGCTCTCGACTTCTGTAAAAGATACTGCGACAAAGCTTTTTACTTTAATCAATGGATAA
- a CDS encoding CheR family methyltransferase: MSQAAVGTISKDFVNLIEKVSNVVHKISGNRLGDKQAYMVETRVKKRMMELGLKTADEYVKYIDQNLDHESYILVGLITTHHTFFFREFPHFEILKAKLPELLAGAKKRGDKNLTVWSAACSRGHEVYSLAMFLDFHIPQIDPSMSFKILGTDIDGESVKIANNGVYHHNEIKEIPMNFMGNNWAKGTGDIAMYAKVKSNLKSKCEFKPGNLLKVSEAVKDQKFDVIFCRNVFIYFETPQIEAISKELIARLHPHGVYFSGISEPLSGMKLEINSIGPSAYMHKAATPTASAKAPTPAAAGNVLPMRSAAVAPSPVSYQPQILRVMCVDDSPSILTLLKKVLTPEHGFEVVATAINGKDAMEKMKTIKIDLMTLDIHMPEMDGIAYLEKNHTKSHPPVMIISSASRADSDTAMRAFKFGATDYVEKPALTNLEERGEEIRTKLKSIAGSAQRPMVSSFDKENQKTFVIANPEKKMRVMLGSLSDLPMFKAFFNETDNSQPPTFIFFEGAGEILEGIVKEHQRDFKKSVVFFDSMETKLAPNTIYFVDFKKYFSMVHSKYGTMPTSIMAYGNTSAHAAKQVSAWRGVELLLEDLGEKGNAKHPLKAYASDVVPATSFPYMSCRYLSTK, encoded by the coding sequence ATGAGTCAGGCGGCAGTTGGTACAATTAGTAAAGACTTCGTAAATTTAATTGAAAAAGTTTCGAATGTTGTACATAAAATTTCAGGTAACCGTTTAGGTGATAAACAAGCTTATATGGTTGAGACGCGTGTAAAAAAACGCATGATGGAATTAGGACTTAAAACTGCTGACGAGTATGTTAAGTATATTGATCAAAACCTTGATCATGAATCTTACATTCTTGTAGGACTTATTACGACCCACCATACTTTCTTTTTCCGTGAATTCCCGCATTTTGAAATCTTAAAAGCAAAACTCCCAGAGTTACTTGCTGGAGCAAAAAAGCGTGGAGATAAAAATTTAACGGTTTGGTCGGCAGCTTGCTCACGTGGACACGAAGTGTATTCACTGGCAATGTTCCTGGATTTTCATATCCCGCAAATTGACCCTTCAATGTCATTTAAAATTTTAGGAACGGACATCGATGGGGAGTCGGTTAAAATCGCCAACAACGGTGTTTATCACCACAATGAAATCAAAGAAATTCCTATGAACTTCATGGGGAATAACTGGGCAAAGGGGACAGGCGATATCGCCATGTACGCTAAGGTTAAATCAAACCTTAAATCAAAGTGTGAATTCAAACCAGGAAACTTACTGAAAGTTTCTGAAGCAGTTAAAGATCAAAAATTTGATGTCATTTTCTGCCGTAACGTTTTTATTTATTTTGAAACTCCTCAGATCGAAGCGATTTCAAAAGAGCTGATCGCGAGACTTCATCCGCACGGTGTTTATTTCTCGGGGATTTCAGAGCCGCTATCGGGAATGAAGCTTGAGATTAATTCAATCGGGCCATCAGCTTATATGCATAAAGCAGCAACACCGACTGCATCCGCTAAAGCACCGACACCTGCGGCCGCTGGAAATGTTCTTCCAATGAGAAGTGCAGCAGTGGCCCCATCACCAGTGTCGTACCAACCACAAATTTTAAGAGTTATGTGTGTGGACGACTCACCAAGTATCCTTACACTTCTAAAGAAAGTGTTAACTCCAGAACATGGATTTGAAGTGGTAGCGACAGCTATCAACGGTAAAGATGCCATGGAAAAAATGAAAACTATAAAAATCGATTTAATGACTCTCGATATTCACATGCCGGAAATGGATGGTATTGCTTATCTGGAAAAAAATCATACGAAATCTCACCCTCCGGTCATGATTATTTCATCGGCCTCAAGAGCGGACTCTGATACAGCAATGAGAGCGTTTAAGTTTGGTGCTACGGACTACGTAGAAAAGCCTGCTCTAACGAACCTTGAAGAGCGTGGAGAAGAGATTAGAACGAAGTTAAAATCAATTGCAGGAAGTGCACAACGTCCAATGGTTTCTTCTTTTGATAAAGAAAACCAGAAGACATTTGTGATCGCTAACCCTGAAAAGAAAATGCGTGTGATGCTGGGATCTCTTTCTGATCTTCCAATGTTCAAAGCATTTTTTAATGAAACAGATAACTCTCAACCGCCAACTTTCATTTTCTTTGAAGGTGCCGGAGAGATTTTAGAAGGGATTGTAAAAGAGCATCAAAGAGATTTTAAAAAATCTGTTGTGTTTTTTGATAGCATGGAGACAAAACTTGCTCCAAATACAATTTACTTTGTAGATTTTAAGAAATACTTCTCAATGGTTCACAGTAAATATGGAACTATGCCAACGTCGATTATGGCGTATGGAAATACATCTGCTCATGCAGCTAAGCAAGTCTCAGCATGGCGTGGAGTTGAATTGTTACTTGAAGATTTAGGTGAAAAAGGAAACGCTAAACATCCGTTGAAGGCCTATGCTTCAGATGTTGTCCCGGCGACAAGCTTTCCGTATATGTCATGCCGTTACCTGAGTACAAAGTAA
- a CDS encoding response regulator codes for MAKKNVPTQQKNKAIPKLKDSKASLSEQKITLEKFRRMATVIQDSNDAITFQDLEGNILAWNRGAEKMYGYSEAEALNMNIVDTVPDEYQEEARQFIASLKRGELVPNLETKRKHQNGEIIDVWLTNTKLTDDKGKLTGIATTERDITERKQHEASLKEKFRELDYLREGQIALSESMRGQQDLSRLGQSILSHLVPFTNAQIGAFYLVSGDKTLKRISGYALPEMEGTEKPVKFGVGLIGQVALEKRTLLIEDVPAGYFNKIQSTFGELIPRSLLICPILYENEVNGVIELGSLYPFTEHQRAFLSHVSANIGIAINTSDVRNKVQELLEQSQTLNDKLQTQQEELNKAQVLLEEKATEVQRGSQYKTEFLANMSHELRTPLNSSLILAKLLMDNAKGNLTEDQIKYASSIYSSGNDLLNLINDILDLSKVEAGKLDIRVEDVFLSRVIDGLKQTFQTLAHEKTVNFEVTCENNLPQFFQTDRQRLDQILKNLISNAFKFTQVGSVKVRIFHHSNEHLGFEVTDSGIGIPKEQQEIIFEAFRQADGTTNRKFGGTGLGLSISRDLARLLGGSIKVTSSPGKGSCFTLILPEFYNEELIATTPSKLYSAHSVSILEKDKVKQRNFEKIMSPPFEDDRSDDVKSGPTILVIEDEPQFSRILFDLAHELQYKCLVAQGADEGFEMAIEYKPDAIVLDMRLPDHLGLVTLDRLKKDPSTRHIPVHVISVEDYTEVALRMGAIGYMFKPAKREELKNVFEKLEAKFSQDIHQVLIVEENEFQIKNICHLLSDEGIKFTKVATAAEAVIALKDNAFDCMIMNPNLPDMSAEQVLSQIMHANITSIPPVIIYNGSPISREQEEKIRHHSQSITVKTAGSSEKLLNEVTLFLHQPESEMSPARRLMLKNNRGLEQSFEGVKILLVDDDIRNIFALTSALEQQGATIVIGRNGYEALDKLEQDSKIDLVLMDVMMPEMDGLEATRRIRKQKKFDNLPIIAVTAKAMKEDQMICLQAGASDYLSKPVNLEKLFSILRVWAP; via the coding sequence ATGGCCAAAAAAAATGTTCCGACTCAGCAAAAAAATAAAGCAATTCCAAAATTAAAAGATTCGAAAGCTTCTTTATCAGAACAAAAAATTACGTTGGAAAAATTTCGTCGTATGGCGACAGTTATTCAGGATTCCAACGATGCAATTACTTTCCAGGATCTGGAAGGAAACATTCTGGCATGGAACCGTGGCGCAGAAAAAATGTATGGTTACTCAGAGGCCGAAGCCTTGAATATGAATATTGTCGATACTGTTCCCGATGAATATCAAGAAGAAGCAAGACAATTTATTGCTTCTCTTAAAAGGGGCGAGCTGGTTCCCAATTTAGAAACTAAACGAAAGCATCAAAATGGTGAGATCATCGATGTGTGGTTGACCAATACTAAACTGACAGACGATAAGGGAAAGCTAACAGGAATTGCCACTACTGAGCGTGACATCACGGAAAGAAAGCAGCATGAAGCTTCACTGAAAGAAAAATTTCGCGAGTTGGATTATTTACGTGAAGGGCAGATTGCTCTTTCAGAAAGTATGCGTGGGCAGCAGGATTTATCGCGTTTGGGGCAAAGTATTCTAAGCCATTTAGTTCCATTTACGAATGCTCAAATTGGAGCGTTCTATCTGGTGTCTGGTGATAAAACACTTAAGCGCATAAGTGGGTATGCCTTACCTGAAATGGAAGGAACTGAAAAGCCTGTTAAATTCGGTGTAGGTCTTATCGGCCAGGTTGCATTAGAAAAGCGCACTTTGTTGATTGAAGATGTACCGGCCGGCTACTTTAATAAAATTCAATCGACGTTTGGGGAATTGATTCCCAGGTCACTTTTGATTTGTCCGATTCTTTATGAAAATGAAGTCAATGGAGTCATTGAGCTCGGATCTCTTTATCCATTTACTGAACATCAAAGAGCTTTTTTAAGTCACGTTTCGGCCAATATTGGAATTGCTATTAATACTTCTGATGTTCGAAATAAAGTTCAGGAGCTGCTTGAGCAGTCGCAGACATTAAATGATAAGCTTCAAACTCAACAGGAAGAACTAAACAAAGCACAGGTTTTACTTGAAGAGAAGGCCACTGAAGTTCAAAGAGGTAGTCAGTATAAAACTGAGTTCCTTGCCAACATGTCGCATGAGTTAAGAACGCCCCTTAACAGTTCTTTGATTTTGGCCAAGCTTCTAATGGATAATGCCAAAGGAAATCTAACTGAAGATCAGATTAAGTATGCGAGCTCTATTTATTCTTCCGGCAACGATTTACTAAATCTTATTAATGATATTTTAGACCTTTCAAAGGTAGAAGCTGGAAAACTTGATATCAGAGTAGAGGATGTCTTTTTATCGAGAGTGATTGATGGACTGAAGCAGACTTTTCAAACTCTGGCGCATGAAAAAACTGTCAATTTTGAAGTGACCTGTGAAAATAATTTACCACAATTTTTTCAAACAGACCGTCAGCGACTGGATCAGATTCTAAAAAATCTTATTTCAAATGCTTTTAAATTTACTCAAGTTGGTTCAGTAAAAGTCAGGATATTCCATCACTCAAACGAACATCTTGGATTTGAGGTGACAGATTCAGGAATCGGAATTCCTAAAGAGCAGCAGGAAATTATTTTTGAAGCTTTCAGGCAGGCCGATGGGACAACGAATAGAAAATTTGGAGGGACTGGTCTTGGGCTTTCAATCTCAAGAGATCTTGCCAGACTTTTAGGTGGAAGCATTAAGGTCACAAGTAGTCCTGGAAAGGGAAGCTGCTTTACCCTGATTTTGCCAGAATTTTATAATGAAGAGTTGATAGCTACAACACCTTCCAAACTTTATTCTGCCCATTCTGTGAGTATTTTAGAGAAGGATAAAGTTAAGCAAAGAAATTTTGAGAAAATTATGTCTCCACCTTTTGAGGATGATCGTTCTGACGATGTTAAATCGGGGCCGACAATTTTAGTTATTGAAGATGAGCCTCAGTTTTCTAGAATTCTTTTTGATCTAGCTCATGAATTACAATATAAGTGTCTAGTGGCACAAGGGGCCGATGAAGGTTTTGAGATGGCCATAGAGTATAAACCGGATGCTATCGTTCTTGATATGAGACTTCCAGACCACCTGGGACTCGTGACTCTTGATAGATTAAAAAAAGATCCGAGTACGCGCCATATTCCAGTGCATGTGATCTCAGTAGAGGACTATACGGAGGTTGCCCTTCGCATGGGGGCCATTGGTTACATGTTCAAGCCTGCCAAGCGTGAAGAACTAAAAAATGTATTTGAAAAATTAGAAGCTAAGTTTTCACAAGATATTCATCAAGTTTTAATTGTTGAAGAAAATGAGTTCCAAATAAAAAATATCTGCCATCTTTTATCAGACGAAGGCATTAAGTTTACAAAAGTCGCGACAGCTGCAGAAGCGGTTATTGCACTTAAAGACAATGCTTTTGATTGTATGATCATGAATCCTAACTTGCCCGATATGTCGGCCGAGCAAGTCTTAAGTCAAATTATGCATGCAAATATTACTTCCATTCCTCCCGTTATTATTTATAACGGCAGCCCCATTTCACGTGAGCAAGAAGAAAAAATCAGACATCATTCCCAGTCCATTACTGTTAAAACAGCAGGGTCTTCAGAAAAGCTTCTCAATGAAGTAACATTATTTCTTCATCAGCCAGAATCGGAAATGTCGCCAGCACGCAGACTTATGCTTAAAAATAACCGAGGACTGGAGCAGTCTTTTGAAGGAGTGAAAATCCTTTTAGTGGATGATGATATCAGGAATATTTTTGCACTTACCAGTGCTCTTGAGCAACAAGGTGCCACGATTGTCATTGGAAGAAACGGCTATGAGGCGTTGGATAAACTTGAGCAGGATTCAAAAATAGATTTGGTTCTCATGGATGTAATGATGCCGGAAATGGATGGGCTTGAAGCAACCCGAAGAATCAGAAAACAAAAAAAATTCGATAATCTTCCTATCATTGCTGTCACTGCAAAAGCGATGAAAGAAGATCAGATGATTTGTCTTCAGGCGGGAGCGAGTGACTATCTTTCTAAGCCAGTTAATCTGGAAAAACTATTTTCTATTCTACGGGTGTGGGCACCTTAG
- the cheB gene encoding chemotaxis-specific protein-glutamate methyltransferase CheB, giving the protein MKKMRSLHIQTKKDGGEFLTALFPGDAFLSFHHSSNDCFGVYVKRSDLGKPVFEKIFAEVSEYFAHDLSKVEMKVIGAKKSIAEVSSFFDQKKFQSIKKVDKETQVEVCFLPEINKVRVSIEGAAPTVTSAFTPKVMPSKFKVLIVDDSKTIRTILSKIFLSDPMFEVCAMAERPSEVEALIIKHKPDVITLDIHMPEMDGVTLLKTIIAPKYYIPTVMISSISMAEGPMVLDALENGAVDYIQKPEMSEIASVTPFILEKVRTAAMANVNKTSRRERTQAVQTKELCNLDSLIVLGSSTGGTEAIREILTALPNKIPPMLIVQHIPAVFSLAFAKRMNELCPFDVKEAEDGDEVRQNRVLIAPGGFQMKMVQKNGKVFVEINDDAPVNRFKPSVDYMFMTVAKNIYTHTVAVILTGMGKDGAKGMLELRNLGVRTIAQDEATSVVFGMPKEAINIGAAEFTESLGNIAERITLLTNQKKSRKEVS; this is encoded by the coding sequence ATGAAAAAGATGAGATCACTACATATTCAGACGAAAAAAGATGGGGGGGAGTTTTTAACAGCTCTTTTTCCCGGTGACGCTTTTCTTTCTTTTCACCATTCATCTAATGATTGTTTTGGAGTTTATGTAAAGAGAAGTGATCTTGGTAAACCAGTATTTGAAAAAATATTTGCTGAAGTCAGCGAATATTTTGCACATGATCTGAGTAAAGTAGAGATGAAGGTGATTGGTGCCAAAAAATCAATTGCTGAAGTAAGCAGCTTTTTTGATCAGAAGAAATTTCAATCGATCAAAAAAGTCGATAAAGAAACCCAGGTGGAAGTTTGTTTCCTTCCTGAGATTAATAAAGTGCGCGTATCGATAGAAGGAGCAGCTCCAACTGTAACATCTGCTTTCACACCGAAAGTGATGCCTTCAAAATTTAAAGTTTTAATTGTTGATGACTCAAAAACCATCAGAACAATTTTATCTAAGATCTTTTTAAGTGACCCCATGTTTGAAGTATGTGCGATGGCAGAAAGACCTTCTGAAGTCGAAGCACTTATTATAAAACATAAGCCAGACGTTATTACACTTGATATTCACATGCCGGAAATGGATGGGGTAACGTTATTAAAAACGATTATCGCACCTAAGTATTACATTCCAACGGTGATGATTTCCTCAATCAGTATGGCCGAAGGGCCGATGGTTTTAGACGCTCTTGAAAACGGTGCCGTCGACTATATTCAAAAACCGGAAATGTCAGAAATCGCCAGCGTGACACCTTTCATTTTGGAAAAGGTAAGAACAGCGGCCATGGCCAATGTTAATAAAACAAGCAGAAGAGAAAGGACTCAAGCAGTCCAGACTAAAGAGCTGTGTAATCTGGATTCGCTTATTGTTCTTGGTTCATCAACAGGTGGAACAGAAGCAATCAGAGAGATCCTGACTGCGCTTCCAAATAAAATTCCTCCGATGCTGATTGTTCAGCATATTCCTGCTGTCTTCTCACTGGCCTTTGCCAAGAGAATGAACGAGCTTTGTCCCTTTGATGTGAAAGAAGCAGAAGATGGTGATGAAGTAAGGCAGAACCGCGTTTTAATCGCTCCTGGTGGCTTCCAGATGAAGATGGTTCAAAAGAATGGGAAAGTCTTTGTTGAGATCAACGATGATGCTCCAGTGAATCGTTTTAAGCCTTCAGTTGATTACATGTTTATGACGGTCGCTAAGAATATCTACACGCATACAGTTGCTGTTATCTTAACTGGAATGGGGAAAGATGGGGCGAAAGGGATGCTGGAGCTTAGAAATCTTGGAGTGAGAACCATTGCTCAGGATGAAGCGACATCTGTTGTATTTGGTATGCCGAAAGAGGCGATCAATATTGGTGCAGCGGAGTTTACAGAGTCGTTGGGGAATATTGCCGAGAGGATTACGTTACTGACCAATCAAAAAAAAAGTAGAAAAGAAGTTTCATGA